In the Haloarcula salinisoli genome, TCGACGTCGAGGGTGTCACCGAGGTGGCCGTCACCGACGACGGCCTCAGCGTCACCGCTGCCGGCGGGAGTCAGACCGCACCCGCACTCATGCGCGACCTCGAACGCCAGGGCCACACCGTCACCTCGCTGGACATCCGCCGGGCCTCGCTCGAAGAGGTGTTCGTGAACCTGACCCGTGACGACCGCGAGTTCGCGGAGGTGTCGGCGTGAACACGAACACGGTCCAGTTCGTTACGCTAGTCCGTCGGGAAATCCTCCGATTCGTGCGACGCCCGTACAACACGTTCCTCCCCCCAATCATCACGAACACGCTGTACTTCGCGGTGTTCGGTGTGATACTCGGCAGCCGAATCGGTGAGATTGCGGGCGTGAGCTACCTCCAGTTCGTCTTACCGGGGCTCGTGGTTCTGGGAGCTATCTCGGACAGCTTCGAGAACGCCTCCTTTACCATCTTCCACGGGCGATGGAACGACTACATCCAGGCGGTGCTGACCTCGCCGATGTCGAACCGCAGTATGGTGACGGCCTACGTCTCGGCGAGCGCGCTCAGAGGTATCGTCACCTCCCTGCTGATCGTCGGTGTGGGGCTGGTGTTCACGTCCGTCCCCGTCGCCAATCCGCTGTATCTGGTCGCGTTCCTGGTGATTATCACCACACTATTTGGCGGCCTCGGTGTTATCGGGGGCCTCTGGGCGAGTGACTTCGACTACCTCACCGTGATGAACCAGTTCATCCTCCGACCGCTGGTGTTCTTCGGCGCTGTGTTCTACTCGCTCGATGTCCTGCCGCCCCTCTGGCGGAACGTCTCCTTGCTCAACCCGATGGTGTACATGGTCAACGGCGTCCGCTACGGGATGATTGGCGTCACGGAAATCGACCCGAACACCTCGCTACTCGTCCTGACTGGCGTGACCGTGGTCGTGCTGGCGATCGACCTCCTGCTGTTCAAGCGCGGCTACGGGCTGGCCGAGTAGGGCGCGCCAACTGGACCGACCGTTCTCTCACCAGTGCGACGTCCCACGGCCTGCCGACTGGCGACGGTCGAGCCAGCGGAAAAACGGACGTGCCAAAGTGGCCGGATTGGGGCCGCTTCCGGCGGAGCGGACAAACTATGACAGGGGAAACGCACCCGCATGACTGCGGGTCCGTCGGTGGTCCGGATACTTCAGTTCGCCTCCGGCGGGGCGTATGTGAACGTATGGCACGGAGCTATTTAGGCATATCGGCACTGTATCATCGTCGATAGCGACGAGCGGCGTCCATACAGTCGTCTCGTCCCGGTATCCCCAGTCCCGGGAGACGGTCACCCACAGACAGCTACACTGCCCTATCAGACGTTGTCGGGCGCGTCGGCGTCGTCCTCGACGTCGCGTTTCAGCGAGTCCCGCCGGGCCTTGGCGTCGCGGCCGGTCGCCTCTTCGAGGAAGTTGTTCTTCTTGCTGACGGCGTCTTCGGCGGCGTCGACGTGGCCCTCGGCGATGACCTCCTCGGCCGGGCGCTCGTCGATGTGCAGCGCCAGCTTGTCCTTCTTGCTCCCGTAGGAGACGGTGCCGGCGACGACGCGCTCGAAGACCGGATTGTCGGGTTCGTCGACGACCAGGAGGTCACTGCCGTTGTGTTCCTCCGTATCGGTTACTGGACCGAAATACTCCTCGACGAACGCTTCCATGTCCGGGACGCGGTCTTCGAGGTGCTCGCCGCGCCGCATCTTGTACTCTCGCATGGGCATCGTTTTGCAAGGCGCCGTCTTACTCTTTGCGTTCACTCTGCGGTGTTGACGAGCGCCCCTTTGTGACACTCGGGACAGAAATCGCCCGCCCGCAGCGAGCTCGAGGCCACGTCGGTGGTAAAGTCACACTCGGGGCAGCTGAACTGCCCGTTCGGGACCGTCACGCCCGCCCCACCGAACGGCTCGACCTCCGACGACTCCTCGTCGTCTTCGTCCGCCTCGGTAGCCACCGTCTCGGGCGTCCAGTCGTCGCCGTCGTCGTCGGGTTCGTCGGGCCACTCGCCCGGCTCCCGGTCGTCGACCGCCGACTCGTCTTCGTCGTCACCGTCGATTATCATGCCGTCGTCTTCCTCCGGGTCGCTCGCGACCGCCGACTCCTCGGCATCCAGCTCCTCGGCCTCGGCCACCGACACCTCGGTCGACGGGTTCTCGAGTTCGCTGTCCCCACCAGCGACCGACTCGTCGTCGCCGTCGTCGAGAATCTCCGCATCGTCGGCGTCGGGGTCCACGGCGTCGACAGTGCTATCCTCGGGGGCGTCGCTCTCGCCCGACACCGCTGGCTGCTGTTCGTCCGCCGCCGGAGTTGTTTCGTCCTCCGCCGTCGTGTCGGCGGACGAATCGTCCTCGACCGACGCGTCGTCAGCGTCCGCCGTCTCGTCGCCCTCCGGCTCGGCGTCGTCTATCATGTCCCCCGCGATGTCCGACGGCGTCTCGATGGCGGTCACTTCCTTGTTCTCCGAGACGATACGCGTCTTCCCGCAGCGCTTGCAGGTCTCACGTTCCTGAATCGTGATAACGACCTCGCTGCCCTGTTCCTCCCGTTCGCGTTCGACTTCCGCCTCACCGTACTTGTGCCCGATGACGGAGCATTTGAGACCCATTGTCAGTCAATGTTGCCGTGGCATACTTAAACCCTGCCCGTCGGTTGCCGGGGGTGACACCGCCGCTGCTGTCGAATCTCCCACGTTCGTTTCACGTCAGGCATCCGTAATTTTATAAGGGATTCGGCTGCCAGTTACCGGCAATGCGCGTCGGAGCCCTCCTGTTGCTCGCAGCCGTTCTCCTGTTTTCCACGAGTGGTATCGCCGCCGCGGCGGACAACACCGCGCCGATGCCCGAAGCGGGCGTCGACCAGACGGTCCCGGTCAACTCGACGGTCTATCTGGACGGCACCGCCTCGACGGACCCCGACGGCGAAATCGTGAACGTCGCCTGGACCATCGAGACGCCCAGCGGCAAGACGATGTCGCCGGACTGTGGAGACTGCAACCGGACGCAGTTCGAGGCCACTGCCGTCGGCCAGTACACGGTGACGCTGACCGTCACCGACGACGACGGCGCGACCCGCTCGGATACGCTCTATGTCACCACCACCAACGAGAGCGGGCCCGACGTCTCGATTTCCGGTCCGACCTCGACGGTGTCCGGCAGCGACGTGACGTTCACCGCGAACGTCTCGGCCGAGGAAGCGTCACTCCAGACGCTCACCTGGCTGGTC is a window encoding:
- a CDS encoding ABC transporter permease produces the protein MNTNTVQFVTLVRREILRFVRRPYNTFLPPIITNTLYFAVFGVILGSRIGEIAGVSYLQFVLPGLVVLGAISDSFENASFTIFHGRWNDYIQAVLTSPMSNRSMVTAYVSASALRGIVTSLLIVGVGLVFTSVPVANPLYLVAFLVIITTLFGGLGVIGGLWASDFDYLTVMNQFILRPLVFFGAVFYSLDVLPPLWRNVSLLNPMVYMVNGVRYGMIGVTEIDPNTSLLVLTGVTVVVLAIDLLLFKRGYGLAE
- a CDS encoding DUF5611 family protein, with translation MREYKMRRGEHLEDRVPDMEAFVEEYFGPVTDTEEHNGSDLLVVDEPDNPVFERVVAGTVSYGSKKDKLALHIDERPAEEVIAEGHVDAAEDAVSKKNNFLEEATGRDAKARRDSLKRDVEDDADAPDNV
- a CDS encoding DUF7093 family protein, whose product is MGLKCSVIGHKYGEAEVEREREEQGSEVVITIQERETCKRCGKTRIVSENKEVTAIETPSDIAGDMIDDAEPEGDETADADDASVEDDSSADTTAEDETTPAADEQQPAVSGESDAPEDSTVDAVDPDADDAEILDDGDDESVAGGDSELENPSTEVSVAEAEELDAEESAVASDPEEDDGMIIDGDDEDESAVDDREPGEWPDEPDDDGDDWTPETVATEADEDDEESSEVEPFGGAGVTVPNGQFSCPECDFTTDVASSSLRAGDFCPECHKGALVNTAE